ACCATGTTGACCGCCTCCGGGATCGGCTCGGCGGCCCGGCCGGTGACGTCTTTCACCTCGTAGAAGCCGAGGTCGAACTCGGGCCAGGTCACCTCCTCCTCGTTGCGCGTGACGACGCCGTACATGCGCCACGGTAGGCCGTCTGTCGGTAAGTCCATTGGTATACCCGGTGTGTTACTCGTAGACCATCTCGAAGAAGGCCACCTCGTAGTCGACCGCCCGGGTGAACAGCCCCGCGACCCGGTCCTGCCGCCGTGGGGAGAGGGTCGGACCCTCGCTGTCGAGCTGATCCCGGAGCCAGCTGACGACCGCTTCGAACCCCGGGTTGTCGTGGAGTTCGATCCACTCCGCTAGGTAGAAGGGCTCGGGCTGCTCCTCGACCGCCGTCGCCCACTCCAGGTAGACCCACTCGACGGGGACGAGTACCGCGAGCGTCTCGGCGTAGCCGCCCTCGTGGGCAGCGCGGAGCAACAGGTCCTCGAAGCCGGCGGTCACCGCGTGTTTCGGGGGGTCGACCCGATCGTTCTCGGGGACCGAGAGCGCGTCGAACGACCGGGCGAAGTAGTCGTCCTCCTCGTCGGTGATCGCGTCCGCGAACTCGACGAGGCGGCGCTTTTGGACCATCGTCGGCGCCTGACCGATCCCGCACCCCACGAGCGAGACGAGCGTTCCCACGAAGACGTAGTCCTGGATCAGGTAGGTCGAAAAGACCTCGTCGTCGATCGTCCCCTCACCGAGTTCGCGGGTGAAGCGATGCTCGACCGCCTTGGTCCACGCCGGCTCCGAGCGTTCCCTGAGCCACTCGGTGAACCGGGCGTCCTCGCGGTCGCCCTCGTACGTGGCGTAGCTCTCGGCCACGTCGCTCACACCGACCACCCTTCCTCCCGCCAGGCGGCGTCCCAGAACCGGTACTCGTAGCGCGCGGAGGTGAGAAACAGCTCGCGATACTGGTCCCGATCCGCTTCCGTCGACTCCGTGGCGACCTCGTCCATTAGATCCCGACACCAGTCGGCGAGCTCGGTGAACTCCTCTCCCGAGTACATCTCGATCCAGGCGGCGTAGCCCTCGTGGTCGGGCAGCCCGTCCTCGGCGAGGCGCAACCCGGTGTCGTTGAACCCCCACATACAGGGGAGGATCGCCGCCACGCTGTCGCCGAAGCTCCCGTCGGCCGCGATACGTACCAGAAAGTCGGTGTAGGCCCGGGTCGTCGGCGAGGGGTTGGTCCCTTCCAACTCGGTTTCGGAGATCCCGAACGCCGCGGCGTAGCTCCGGTGTAACTCCATCTCGGTGGTGATCGTCTCCTCCAGCAGCGTCGCGAACGTCGCCATCCTTTCGAGCGACCGGGCGCTCGCGGCGGTGTAGGCGAACGCCCGCGCGTACTCGATCAGGTAGACGTAGTCCTGTCGGACCCAGTACCTGAAGGGGGCCTCGTCGAGCGTCCCGTCGCCGATACCCCGCACCATCGGGTGGTCGTAGATCGCCTCCCAGATCGCGTCGGCCTCCCCTCGTAGCTCCTCGGTGAACCTCATCGAGCGAAGGCTCGGCGGGCAGGCCCAAAAGGTATTCGGTGGTAGTAGTATCCGGTTATTGCCCCGGCGGTTCGGCGGACTCCTCCGCCTGGTCGGGTTCGGGACGTGCCTCGAGGGTGACCGTGACCGACTCCTCGGACCCGCCACGGAGGACCTCGACGGTGATCTCGTCGCCGGGACTCGTCTCGATCGCGAGGTAGCGAGAGAGCGACTCTGAGTCGAGGATCGCCTCGCCGTCGATCCCGACGATCACGTCGCCGCCGACGGGTACGGGTT
This region of Halalkalicoccus sp. CGA53 genomic DNA includes:
- the tenA gene encoding thiaminase II, translating into MRFTEELRGEADAIWEAIYDHPMVRGIGDGTLDEAPFRYWVRQDYVYLIEYARAFAYTAASARSLERMATFATLLEETITTEMELHRSYAAAFGISETELEGTNPSPTTRAYTDFLVRIAADGSFGDSVAAILPCMWGFNDTGLRLAEDGLPDHEGYAAWIEMYSGEEFTELADWCRDLMDEVATESTEADRDQYRELFLTSARYEYRFWDAAWREEGWSV
- a CDS encoding TenA family protein; the encoded protein is MSDVAESYATYEGDREDARFTEWLRERSEPAWTKAVEHRFTRELGEGTIDDEVFSTYLIQDYVFVGTLVSLVGCGIGQAPTMVQKRRLVEFADAITDEEDDYFARSFDALSVPENDRVDPPKHAVTAGFEDLLLRAAHEGGYAETLAVLVPVEWVYLEWATAVEEQPEPFYLAEWIELHDNPGFEAVVSWLRDQLDSEGPTLSPRRQDRVAGLFTRAVDYEVAFFEMVYE